The DNA segment TTGTATGCTCATAACTTGCTCTTATATTTTAGTAAATGTGTTCACAGTTAATGATTCTACTGTTTCTGATAATGGGAAAGATCTACATGATCGCTCTTCCATTTTTGAAGTTGGTAAGTGCGAAAGTACAGTGTTCAAAGTTGTGCAATCTTTTAAGACCCAGATTTATATGATAATTTGTTTTCTCTTAGGGTCTACATCAGGAACGTGTAGTGAACAATATAATATTACCATGCATAATGCTACAAGCAAAGGTTCGTTTCCATCTAACTTTAATGTCATTTCAGTCATTTGTTTTTCAGGACTGGCCTTTTTTCATTCTGGTAAATCTAAAATATATAGGTCATACATCTAAAAAAATGTGTGTCTGGAACACCAATGACTTGCCCAATAGCCCTTATAGACTGAAAACTGTGCCGAATTGCAAATTTTGTAGAGCCAAAAGATTTCAATATGAATCACCGGGATTTTGTTGTGATAATGGATCAGTGAAATTGATTCACTATGGACTACCTGCTAAATTGCTAAATCTTTATTTAGGGAACTCTGAGGAGTCCAAACATTTTCGCACTTATGTTAGATTGTATAACAATATGTTTGCATTTACTTCTCTTGGAGTGAATTATGACATAGATTTAGCAAGAAGAAATTGTGGTATTTATATGTTTAGAGTTCAAGGAAAAATGTATCATTTCATAAATGACCTTGTGCCTTCGAGTCAACCAGCAAAAAATCTACAGTTGTATTTCTATGATACTGATAATGAACTAGCAAATCAGATGGCATTCTCTGACAAGCTTAACGAATCAGTTATCGGGACTTTGATGGACGCATTAAAAGTTAATCCATACTCTATCTTTTTGAAATCTTTAACAGATATCCCAGAATTATCAAACTTCTACATTGCGCTTAAGTCCGACTCTGGTTTAGATCAAAGAACATATAACTTACCGACATCATCTGAAGTAGCAGCAATATGGATAGAAGATGAAAGTAGTTCCAGTATTTTTCTACCACATATTCGAATTTATACACATAATAGTAAAAGCCAATTGGTAAATTACTACTGTGGTTGTTACGATCCATTGTAGTATCCACTACTATTTCCTTATGGACAAAACGGATGGCATTGTGGTATTAAAAAGATTATTTGAATGAATAATACTATTAGCCATGAAACTTATTGTGAAAATGAACAACTACCAAGTGTAGAAAACATGTGTTCAATCGACATGCTACTTGACATGGAAGCAGAACTTCtggaaaaaaagaaacaaaaaagaaatacCGTGTCATGTCGTGAGTATTATTGTTACAAGCTCCAAATGAGGGACGATGAAGAAAATGGGGTTTTACATGCTGGAAGAGTATTCCAACAATACTCAGTTGACGAATTCATCAAGCTCGAGACTCAAAGGTTAGATTTCTATTCATTTAATCAAGATTTATTTAGAATTGATGCGTTAGCGGGGATTCTTGATGTTCTAAGACACGGAGAGAGAGAGCCATGCAATATTGGTAGACAAAGTTTTCTTCCTACAAGTTTTATAGGAGGTCCTAGGGATATGCGCCGACGATATATGGACGCTATTGCGTTAGTGCAAAATTTTGGGAAACCTGATATATTTTTGACAATGACATGTAATCCATCTTGGCCAGAAATAGAAGAACATTTATTGGTAACAGATGAGGTACAAAATAGGCCCGATTTAGTTAGTCGTGTGTTTAGAGCAAAGGTAGATGAGATGAAAACAGATATTCTAAAGAGAAACATATTTGGAAAAGTTGCAGCTTCTATGTACACTATTGAATTTCAAAAGCGTGGTCTTCCACATGCTCATTTTCTTATCATACTCAAAGATGAATATAAATTGTTAACTCCGGAATCTTATGATAGAGTTGTTTGTGCTGAAATACCCGATTCTGATAAGAATGATTACTTGTATTCAGTTGTTACTAAACATATGATGCACGAACCTTGTGGTAGTTTAAATCCTAAATGTCCTTGTATGAAGAACTGAGAAAACTGTAAGTTCAAATATCCAAAAGATTTTGCTGATCATACAACAAAGGGACAAAATGGATACCCAATTTACAAAAGGCGAAATAACGGTAAACGTGTAAATATTAGAGGACAATTTCTTGACAATTCGTGGGTAGTTCCTTACAATCCATATCTATTGAGCAAATTTAACTGTCATATTAATGTTGAAGTTTGTTCTGATATTAAAGTTGTCAAATACCTTTATAAATATATCTGCAAGGGACATGATAAAATTGCCTTTTTCGTACATGCTGATGATCCAAATATTAAAATAGATGAGATCAAAGAATATCAATCTGCTAGATGAGTATCTCCACCAGAGGAAACTTGACATTTATTTGGTTTTCCCATTAGCAAAATGACTCCATCCGTTTATCATCTTCAGCTACATCCTGAAGGACAACAATTTGTCTCTTTTAAAACCACACAGAccgtaaatgcaattataaataaTTCCATGATTAGGAAAACAATGTTGATGGAATTCCTTTTTGATGAACAGAGAAAACTAAGATGCCAAGAAACTAAATTTACTCTATAAAGAATTTTCAGAATATTTTGTATGGTCCAAACAATATAAAATGTGGACACATCGACAACAAGGCACTGTTATTGGACATATTGTGACATGTCATCCAACAAAGGGGAAAGATATTATCTTAGATTATTATTAATGAATATTAGAGGACCAAAATCATACCAACATTTGCTAACTGTCAATGGAATATGTTGTAGTACATTTCGAGAAGCCGCAGAAAAACAAGGATTATTACAATGTGATAATAACTTGGTTGACTGTATGTCAGAGGTTGTAATATATCAGATGCCTTATAGTCTAAGACGTTTATTTGCTACACTTTTGGTATATTGTAATCCTACTAACCCAAAAGAACTTTGGGACCGATTTGAAGATTCTATGTTTGAAGACTTTAAGATTTTGCCACATTTGAACGAGAAACAAATTCGTCGTATGGCTTTAGATCATATTAACAACATTTTGCATTCAATGGGTCGTGATATAAATGAATTGCACTTGTACCAGAAAGAATTTTAGCTTCATCTGCTGCCAAGGAGGCTCAAGattctcattttgaaagaaatataattgTTAGAGAAGAAGATTTATTACTAGAAACAAAATTGAATAATGAACAACGAAAAACATATGATGTAATCCTTGATAGAATATTTAAGAATAAATCTGGAGCTTTTTTTATCGATGGTTCCGGAGGAAAATGCAAAACTTTTTTGTATCGTGCATTATTGGCTGCTGTACGATCAAAAGGATTCGTAGCTTTAGCAACAGCAACCTCTAGTGTTGCAGCTTCAATTCTTCTCGGGGGACGGACTGTTCACTCCCGTTTTAAATTTCCTATTAATATTGATGAACAATTCTTCTGTAATATTAGTAAGCAGAGTTCGCTTGCATCATTGATACGAGATGCCAAACTAATTGTGTGGGATGAAGTATCAATGGCCAAAAAACAATTGATAGAAGCTTTTGATTTACTACTGAAAGATCTAATGGATACAAAGACACTCTTTGGTGGAAAAGTTGTCGTTTTTTGCGGTGATTTCAGACAAACTCTTCCAGTTGTTCGGAGCGGGAAAAAAGAGGATTTCATAAGAGAAAGTTTATTGTGTTCTGAAATTTGGAACCAATTTGAAAAATTGCGATTATAAGTAAATATGCGAGCGAGAACAGATCCTGCTTTTTGCGAATATTTGATGTGAATAAGGAgcggaaaagaaaaaacaaattgCCAAGGTAAGATTGAAATTCCTGATTATTTCATTGTTCCTTTTATAAGCGAAAAAGAATCGTTGAATCTTTTATTTAGAATAATTTATCCAGATTTATATACATCTGCTTGTGATATGTCTTCTACAACTTCTCGTGTCATTTTGACAACAAAAAATGATTTCGTTGACGAAATAAATGATATGCTGATAACTCAATTTTTGGGTGAATCTAGGACATGTAGCGTTTGACGAAACTATTGAAACTACCGATCAAAGTCAATATGAAGATTTCTTGCATACTTTACATCCAGCTGGCTTGCCTCAGTATAAATTAACTGTGAAAAAGAATTGTCCTGTTATTTTACTGGGTAATTTAAATCCTTGTGAAGGTTTATGTAATGGTACACGACTTATATGCTGTAATTTCGAAAGACATGTGATAAGTGCTAAAATTACAAGTGGTGACTTAAAAAACACACATGTATTTATTCCCAGAATACCTTTGTTGTCTTCACAAGATGAAAAACTGCCTATTCCTTTCAAAAGAACACAATTTCCTATTAGATTATGTTTTGCTATGACGATAAATAAAGCTCAAGGTCAGATGTTAGATTTTGTTGGAATTTATTTACGAGAGTCTGTTTTTTCCCACGGTCAGCTTTATGTTACTTTATCGCGAGCAAAAAACTCAAGTTTTGTGAAATTATTGATCCGACCGCCAACTGCTAATAGCAACGAAGATCATACAACACACAATGTAGTATATGATGAAATCATTCAAGCGCCCCTCTTGTGAATTAACAGTAACACTATGAGCAATCACTTATTTGAGATTTGATGTACATCTGATTGATATCCTGCAAAAGATTGATCCTCATCACCTACAAATTGGATTGATATCACATAGATGTTAACTGAGATGTCTTTGCATCTTCAATCCTTGCTTCACTAAAGATCCTAAAGGTGGAATACTACTTGAATATTGCACTAACTATTCGGTAAGTAATTTTTTTCTTGAATATACATCTAATACTTGAAACCTTGCTTTGATTAATAATTTTGCGCATGCATCTATATGTTTACATGTTTGCCTGTTTTTGAACAGATTCCAATAGTATACCAAAtaaaattcttcttcttctttagctGTTGAAAATATGATATCTCCTTATCTTCTCCAAAATGAATGAAAGAGCTTGGTTTAGTTTCTGCAATGGAGATCTAAAATGAATTCGTTTAATATCAGCTTACTGCATATAATATTCCACAAAACTACTTGATGATTCCAAGATAAGTTTCTCTTTCTTATAGTTTAATATGTTATTTGACGAAATTTTCTAAATTGTTTGAGTTCTTTAGAAAAGAATAATATCTTAATATTTTCATTTTACCTTCTCAGTTTCCCTTAACTGTATAATTTCTTTTGCTGAATACTTTTGTAGGTCCTGAAGACATATTTGGAAAAAGAACTATTATTTTTACAGCTTCTTGCCATTATTGGTTGCAATAGTTCTGCTAGCTTTAAGTTTGGGCAAGTGTAGACATAAAAGAACAGAGAGTTTAATACTAAAAAAGATAAAGCAGAATATACTATTTTGGTACTTGGCAACCACAACCAAATAATCAAATAGTATTCTTCTCTAATTGTTTAGTTTTCTTGACAACTTTATGGTCTAAATTTTCTACTTGTATAAACATATTGCAGGAAAATTGGCCCACAACCATAACAAAGATCATAACAGTTCATTGCTTGGTCTGCTTTCTACTTTGTCGCAATCATTTATAATTCTTGATCTGGGTACAGAGCCTCAAGAAGTCAGACGCTTAGCATGCCAAATAGTAAGTACTTCTGTGATAAATTCAAGGCTTTTTACTAGACTTAAAGTATGTGCATGCATAAATTAAATTTAAGATATtatatcttattattttctcaGTTTCTACCCAATTGAAACCCTTTCTGTATGACAAATTATTTTTCCTGAAAAATATGGCTAACTATGTGTAGATCTAACTTTCATCTTTGCTGGCATCTATAATTGACTATGATGTTATGTTCTATCCATGATTTGTTGTTCAGTTAGGTGACAACTACTTTGCTGCTATTAACAACAATGAGATAATGCTCTGTGCATTCTAAGATCCAAAATCTATTTCAACAAGGAGACTGATCTTTTAACAAGGTTTAGATAGTTCGCCGCCTTAACAAATTGTTCCACATTTTTTGCGTAAATAGTTATAAGTAATATGTGCCTATGTTTGTGAAGGCAATTAGTATTAATTTTTGGATATTGGAGCGGCCTCCAAATATTTTGCAACAACATCTTATAATTAGAATGCATGTACATTTTCAAAAGTTTACAACGTTTACCATATGGTGTTTTCCTTTATACTACTGATGTCAACGCTTACTCTTTAATAAAAGAATTACACATGTATCATTTACATAATTTTAATTTTAGTTCAGTTATAAAAGAGTGTGGCAATGTTTAACAATTCATTGCCACTAAAATGTTgataaataagattttttttcttaGATGAAGTATTTATTATCGAACATCAGTAAATACTTTAAAGTTTATGTTATATAAACTACGCCATTGTGCGCGGGCTATAAATGGGCAACAGCCAGCTAGCCTACATTACAAGTGCAAATTAACAAGTGAGACAAGCGGTCATTTTTCCTTGGGATTTAGTTATCTCGGTTTGTTATTTGTATAATATTTGTGTGTTTGTTAAAGCTACATTTTCAGACGGAAGCTAAAGGCTAAAGAGCTTCACCGCATCTTATGATAACTTATGATGGAGTCAAGCTATGATGGAGTCAACGTAATGTCCAATAGATTGCATTTATCTCAGATTTGCTGAGAAagtaaattactttcttaaattatCTTACGACCAAGGTTTGCTAGCTATGATTATAATCATATTTATCTGTCTAATATAAATATTTGTTGAATTTCTTCACTATTCAGATGAAGAACAAGGTTTAGGTGGACTCATTTGGTCATTTTTGTGCAATATCTTTGCCAGCATTGGAATAAAATGGACCCGAATATATAGAGCAAACATAGATATAGAAGATTCATGTAGCTAAACCCAACTAGCTTAGGATTGAAGCATAGTTGATTGATATTCTGATTTTTTCTTGGAACACGGCATGTTGGTTGATATTTTTATTTATCCTGGCATTTGGCATGTTGCTTAAATCTTTGAAGTAACAGTCTCACTGGGACCTTCATACTTTGCCTATTTCTAAACTTCCAGAAAAAATCAAGAGTTGCTGCTGAATTTACTTGGAACATCATGAATGTGAAAAAAGATCAAGATGTGAGGTTCAAAGTTGGATATGAAGTTGTTGAAAAGGTAAACTATTTTCCTAATCTGTAAGTAGCATATTGTCCATCCATCCTGAGCTTTTCTAGCTATCATTCATAAATGCATGGCATTTTCTTGTACCTTCACATCTCATAAATGATTATAATAAGATATTGTTTTATATAGTACTCCATCCGTTCCAATTTATATGAATCTGTTTGACtggacacggagtttaagaaaaaaatgaagacttttggaatttgtggtcctaaacaagtccaaatgggccctagagtatttgtgtgattataaaagcttctcattaagggtagagttgtaactttaagctaaattgttaccaaatttagaaagggttcattctttttggaacggaccaaaaaggaaataggttcacataaactggaacagagggagtacttattgtgagcacgtgatttttgccctgtatgagaattactcccaaaaattcaaaataaaacaattttcttttgtgtgcaatttttgaattttatggcatttttggataattatttgtatttttttctgtgcatgtttatttgtttaaattaataaaaatataaaaatatgtcgcgtttgcatttaatatttaactgaatttgttttacaaaatgaaaaaatcataaaaaaataatgtacggtgcatttttagcatttaacgtccaaattatgtgattttatcgttaattgctatttaaatatgcgataattgttattaggagttaattagtatttttagataattttgggtttttgtaatttaatcttagcattttagctttattatttaggaaattgaataaatagaaaagaacaaaaataaaagagatcggattgggccttttcttcaattttaaatcacaggcccaaagatacccaaccttcccctacgacccagtccatttcaaaccgggtcgacccagtccataacccaaaagacccaacacccctatctccctatctttcatttcacaAAAAAACAAACCCAAAAACCTAAAGAACCTACCcgccccctccctcttcttcttctccaaaaccaaaCCCCTCCAAGccctagcagccatggctgcctccTCATCGCCGACCACCTGAAGCAGTCGCCTCACCACCACCAGCCTCGTCATCGACCACCCTCGAGACTCCAACTCCAATAGCTGCTCGCTTTCGTCTACGTCAACACACACACGCAACCATGTCTGCTGTTTCTTCTTTTCCGTCAGTCGAGTTACGACCATCTCCAGCGTCCGCCAATAACGAGCAGCAATGCTGCTGCGTTTCTGCTCGTCGAGCATCTGCTTCACGTCCAAACTACCatcgctgcttcttcttcttcttcttcgtcataGCCACTGCCACGTCGACCTCCAGCAAACCCAAACGCCTCACGTCCCATGGCTGCCCTATTGCATCTGCTTCACATCCAAACAACCACAGCTGCTTCCTTCTTCAGTCGACCAGCCAAGTCAACCCCCCTCACGTCCGGCAGCCCCACGACCACCATGACTGCTGCCTAGTCTGCGACCTCCAGCCATG comes from the Nicotiana sylvestris chromosome 4, ASM39365v2, whole genome shotgun sequence genome and includes:
- the LOC104229090 gene encoding uncharacterized protein; its protein translation is MEQRLSISEITPLTTEWTCKVQLYSSNNYLVIILINIVGGTNLLLWSLSKKNNENEAPLPPPSRLSTISFADVAQQPSGVEVDLLAVVANCGAMQYTADQSKRFREAIVIDKMINESKQMLIEYTMKSSAESASPLNLVAVDDEILSVSAITTQSSTNLPSFAVSSDIKLVQYNIMESGGQRCQILKNPWIQHVGNKKGNINTLKKENPASDSTEVSACYQFNRELARQRAALTGASSSTLRTVNDSTVSDNGKDLHDRSSIFEVGSTSGTCSEQYNITMHNATSKENMCSIDMLLDMEAELLEKKKQKRNTVSCREYYCYKLQMRDDEENGVLHAGRVFQQYSVDEFIKLETQRLDFYSFNQDLFRIDALAGILDVLRHGEREPCNIGRQSFLPTSFIGGPRDMRRRYMDAIALVQNFGKPDIFLTMTCNPSWPEIEEHLLVTDEVQNRPDLVSRVFRAKVDEMKTDILKRNIFGKVAASMYTIEFQKRGLPHAHFLIILKDEYKLLTPESYDRVVCAEIPDSDKNDYLYSVVTKHMMHEPCGSLNPKCPCMKN